One genomic region from Chloroherpetonaceae bacterium encodes:
- a CDS encoding family 16 glycosylhydrolase encodes MQSSRMKTLVTIFAFFLAINLYAQIPTTGLQLWLRADTLALADGDSVSLWPDLSGGNRNATSTGSFKPIYVTNQVNGKPAVRFQGTSGFSSSGSAMTVPMLSGSNISAFVVVANRRAPLVQQAVDVILASKTSGDPNQFTGFGFSTYNGFASTASRTLIAEASGNGSTVRLRRNGQNAPNINLNQNQFVVAAYIGSGIINQGVVNGQTAGTQVRLGSFVGETQGLYGTNDIAEVLLYNRTLNSVETVAVEKYLSEKYNITVATEPVAPPGGGKFYRGAEYRTKESFLYGRFEVRMKSVPGSGVLSTFFTYHDFVGSTEQWNEIDIEILGRYNNEVQFNVITAFETSHDYRQVVNFNPHQDFHDYAFEWTPTYVAWFVDGVEVYRQTQAHILTLRRAQKIMMNIWQPIWTDWTGTFDWRILPLYPAYEWVRYSSWSESRGFTFSWQDNLDSFDSNRWDRGTGTWSANNAQFTPDNIFFQNGRMFLGLTMPEQAGQLLRIDRRGREISRDYELMQNFPNPFNPTTTIRYQLPEISRVQLDVYDLLGRKVETLVNTLQSSGRYDINFNASSLASGVYFYRLSATPLGGQRGFIETRKMTLIK; translated from the coding sequence ATGCAAAGTTCAAGAATGAAAACTTTAGTTACCATTTTCGCATTCTTTTTGGCTATTAATTTATATGCCCAAATTCCCACAACGGGTCTTCAACTTTGGCTTCGTGCCGATACTTTGGCATTGGCCGATGGCGATTCGGTATCACTTTGGCCGGATCTTTCAGGCGGAAATCGTAATGCAACCAGCACCGGAAGTTTCAAACCCATTTATGTAACGAATCAAGTCAATGGAAAGCCCGCAGTGCGATTTCAAGGGACGAGTGGATTTTCATCAAGCGGAAGTGCAATGACTGTTCCAATGCTCTCCGGTTCAAATATTTCAGCCTTTGTGGTTGTGGCAAATCGAAGAGCCCCATTGGTTCAACAAGCCGTCGATGTCATCTTAGCCTCAAAAACATCCGGCGACCCCAATCAATTCACAGGATTTGGATTTTCAACCTATAACGGTTTTGCGTCAACCGCATCACGAACGCTTATTGCAGAGGCTTCAGGAAATGGTTCTACGGTACGCTTAAGACGAAATGGTCAGAATGCACCCAATATCAATCTCAATCAAAATCAGTTTGTGGTTGCTGCCTATATCGGTTCGGGAATCATCAATCAGGGCGTAGTGAATGGTCAAACTGCGGGAACGCAAGTACGGCTTGGAAGCTTTGTCGGTGAAACGCAAGGATTATATGGCACCAATGATATTGCCGAAGTTTTGCTCTACAACCGCACCTTGAATTCAGTAGAAACCGTAGCGGTTGAAAAATACCTTAGCGAGAAGTACAATATCACCGTTGCAACAGAACCCGTTGCACCGCCCGGTGGCGGTAAGTTTTACCGTGGAGCAGAGTATCGCACCAAAGAATCTTTCCTTTATGGCCGCTTTGAAGTACGAATGAAATCCGTTCCCGGCAGCGGCGTGCTGAGCACATTTTTCACCTATCACGATTTTGTGGGCAGTACCGAGCAGTGGAATGAAATTGATATTGAAATCTTGGGGAGATATAATAACGAGGTACAGTTTAATGTCATCACGGCATTTGAAACCAGCCACGATTACAGGCAAGTGGTGAATTTCAACCCGCATCAAGATTTTCATGATTATGCCTTTGAATGGACTCCCACGTATGTGGCGTGGTTTGTGGATGGCGTTGAGGTTTATCGGCAAACACAAGCGCATATTCTCACGCTTCGCCGTGCGCAAAAAATTATGATGAATATCTGGCAACCCATCTGGACAGATTGGACGGGTACATTTGATTGGCGCATTTTACCGCTATATCCTGCTTATGAATGGGTGCGGTATTCCAGTTGGAGCGAAAGCCGAGGATTCACATTTTCTTGGCAAGATAATCTCGATAGCTTTGATTCAAACCGATGGGATCGAGGGACAGGCACTTGGAGCGCGAATAATGCACAATTCACACCCGATAACATCTTCTTCCAAAATGGGCGAATGTTTCTGGGGCTTACAATGCCGGAGCAAGCCGGGCAGCTCTTGAGAATTGACCGAAGAGGGCGAGAGATTTCACGAGACTATGAGTTGATGCAAAACTTTCCGAATCCGTTTAACCCAACCACCACCATCCGATACCAACTTCCCGAAATTTCGCGCGTTCAGCTTGATGTGTATGATCTCTTGGGCAGAAAGGTTGAAACATTGGTGAACACGTTGCAAAGCAGTGGCCGCTACGACATAAACTTTAATGCCTCGTCACTCGCAAGTGGGGTGTATTTCTACCGCCTTAGTGCCACGCCTCTCGGTGGGCAGCGCGGGTTTATCGAAACAAGAAAAATGACGCTCATTAAATAA